The Planctomycetota bacterium genome contains the following window.
TATTTACCACCAATACACCATCCGGGTGCTGGATAATAACCGGGATAAACTGCGCGACTTCCTCAAAACCCACAATGTCGGCGTGGAGATATATTATCCCCTGCCCCTGAACCTGCAGGAGTGTTTCAATTACCTAGGCTATGAAAAAGGTTCTATGCCCGAGTCAGAAAAGGCGTCCCTGAGCGTCCTGTCCCTGCCGATCTATCCTGAATTAACCCCGGAAATGCAGGGATATGTCGCTGATAAAATGAAGGAATTCTTTGCATGAAACAGGAAATCGGATTCCTGACTTATCTGTCGCAGCTGGAAAAAACACCCATTCTCACGGCCAAGCAGGAAAAGGAACTGGCCGTTCTGGCCCAAGCCGGTAATAAGCGGGCCAAAAACAAGCTCGTTGCCGCTAACCTTAAACTGGTGGTAAAAATAGCCGCCTCATTCCTGTATAAAGGACTGCCCTTCCAGGACCTGATAGAAGAAGGCAATTTAGGCCTGATTCGCGCGGTGGAAAAGTTCGACCCGAAAAGAGGGTATCGTTTCACCACCTATGCCCGGTGGTGGATAATGAGTTATATCAGACGCGCCCTCAGGAGCTCGGTCTCAACCATTCGGCTCTCGGCTTCACTGATTGACATCATCAGCCGATGGAAGAAAATCAGCGTGCGCTTAGCCCAGCAATTGGGCCGGGAACCTTATTACGACGAAATTATCGACGAATTAAAACCGTCGCCATATTTTCTCCGCATCCTCAAACGGTTCCTGCGCTCGGACTACTCCAAGAAACAGAATGTGTTTCCCGGCGTGGTCTCAGGCGATTTTAAGGATATTTCCGACAAGGAATCTCTACCGGCGGATATCAATCTGCTTGATGAAGCCGACAAGAAACTGATCAAGAAACTGCTCTCCACTATCAGCGAGAAAGAGGCGCAAATCCTGAGCATGCGCTACGGGTTGGACCACAATAAACCGCCCCTGACCCTGAGGCAGATGGCAAAGAAATTAAAGATGTCCGGTGAACGCATTAGACAGATTGAAGAAAAAGCATTAAAAAAACTACACCACGTCTACCTGTTCCCCAAATGACCATTATGAGAATACCCGTTCTGATTTCATCCGCCCGGATTCAGGATAAAATCAAACAATTAGCCCGCCGGATATCTCACGACTACCGCAAGCGCCCGCCCCTGATGATTTGCGTACTTAACGGCGCCTTTGTCTTTATGGCCGATTTAATCAGGCAACTAACTATCCCGGCGAAGCAACATCCCGTCGGGGCGGAATCAAGCGGGATAGAATGCGATTTTATCCGGCTCTCATCCTACGGCAAAACCACCAAATCATCCGGTAAAATAAAAGTCGTGATGGACATAGAATGCCCGGTCAGAGGCAAGAACATCATCATTGTAGAAGATATTATCGATACGGGCCTGACCGCCGGATTCCTGGTCAACCGGTTAAAGCAGGCCAAGGCCCGAAGCATCAGAATATGCGCCCTGTTAGATAAGCCGGCCCGCCGCATGGAGCCGATAAAAATAGATTATCCGGGATTCACTGTCCCCAATAAATTCGTGGTCGGCTACGGACTTGATTACAAAGAACAATACCGACAACTGCCATACATCGGTTATATACCTGATTAGAAACGGAGACGAGATGGAAATAAGAATCTATTATGATGACACGGATTCAGGCGGCGTGGTCTATCATGCCAATTACCTGAAATACTTTGAGCGGGGACGGACCGAATATATGCGACAGCGCGGGGTTGACCCCAAGGATATGGTAGCCCAGGGGCTCATCTTCGTCATCACCAATACGGAACTCTCATTCCTGGCCCCGGCCCGGTACGGAGACATCATCACGGTTGACACCTTCATTGAAGAAATCTCCGGCGCTTCTATCATCTTCGGCTATAAAGTGCATCGTAAGGGACAACCCAAGCCGCTGGTCGTCGGCACCACCAAGGTGGCCATGGTCAATAAGGATATGAAGGTCCAGAAATTCACCGATGATTTTATTGCACGCTTGAAAAGTAAAGTATAACATCATTTGATATTATGAGCGTGAAACTAAGATTCTGCGGCGGCGCCCGGACCGTCACCGGCTCCATGCACCTGATTAAAACCGACCAGGGCCGGATTCTCATTGATGCCGGGCTGTTCCAGGGCCGGCGCAAGGATTTCTACGACATCAATAATTATTTCATCTTCCGGCCAAAGCAAATAGATGCGCTAATCCTATCCCACGCCCATATTGACCACAGCGGCAATATCCCCAATCTGGTCAAGCACGGACTGAGAGCCCCAATCTACGCCACCTCGGCCACGGTTGACCTGTGCAACCTGATGCTGCCGGACAGCGGGCATATCCAGGAAGAAGACATCAAGTTCGTCAACAAAATCAACCTGCGCAAAGGGCTGCCGCCGGTCAAACCGCTCTATACCAAGGAAGACGCCAACCATTCGCTGGAATACTTCCGCGGCGCCTATTACGAAGAACCGATAAAAATATCTCCCGATATCAAATGCACCTTTTACGAATCAGGCCACGTGCTCGGCTCGGCCATTCCGGTTTTGGAGATGAATGGCATCCGCCTGGCCTATGCGGTTGACTTGGGACGCAAGAACCTGCCCCTGCTGAGAAATCCGGTCGTGCCCAAGGACATCGATTATCTGATTATTGAAAGCACCTACGGCAACCGTTTGCACGACCCCATCGCCACCGCCAAATATAAATTAGCCGAGGTCATTAACAAAACCATCAAGCGGGGCGGCCGGGTAATTATCCCTTCGTTTGCCTTTGAGCGCACCCAGGAGGTGGTCTATCTCCTGAACGATATGTTCAAGCAAGGCACTATCCCCATGGTGCCGATATATGTGGATAGCCCGCTGGCTACCGACATTACCCTGGCCTTCCAGCAGAATATCCGGTACCTGGACGAAGAAACGCAGAACCTGATGCGCCGGCAACAGGACCCCTTCGGCTTCAGCCGCATCAAATACATCCGCTCCACCGACGAATCCAAACGGCTTAATGCCGACAAGCAGCCCATGGTGATTATCTCGGCCTCGGGCATGTGCGAGGCCGGCCGGATTCTGCATCACCTCAAGAACAACATCGAAGACCCCAATAATACCATCTTGGTCATCGGCTATATGGCCGAGAACACCCTGGGCAAGAAGATTGTCGAACGCCAACCCATCGTGAAGATATTCGGAGAAGAATACCATCTCCGAGCCGAGGTGGTCAAAATCAACTCCTTCAGCGCCCACGCGGATAAAGACGAACTGATTGAATTCATCAAACAATGCGCGCCCAGGAAAAAGATATTCATCGTGCACGGCGACCTGGACCAGGCCGAGCCGTTTACCGAACAATTAAAAGGCCTGGGACTGCCCGCCTGCCTGCCGGCTAAGAATGAAGAAGTAGAGTTGTGTTAAAGAAGAATAAATAACTTCGTAAGCTGATTGAACAGCCCTCCCCGAAAGCATTCGGGGTGGTCGAGAGCATTTAGCCAGCGGCAACGAGTACTCCGAGTACCCCCTGAAACGCAGGACAACTAAACAACTTACCGCTCTTATCCCGCACGCCCGTCCCGTTTCGGCGGGATAACTTATGTCCGGCCTTCCAGCACATCCCTCATGGTTTTGAACAAAAGCACCAGATTATAAGGCTTGGCGATAAAAGGCAGGCCGCGCTGGCGGATGACTTCCCGGCTTTCCTCGCGGCTGGGATAGCCACTGCTTAACAGGACTTTGATATCCTTATTCTTGACGGTTAATTCGTCGCACAGGTCCAGACCGTTGCCGTCCGGCAGGTTCATATCGCTCAATATCATATGGAATCTGCCCTTTTCCTGCTCAAACACCTGTCTGGCCTCGGCCAGAGTGGATGCGGGAAAAACCTGATAGTTCATCCGGGTCAAGACACTCAGCACTAATTTGCGGATATCCGCATCGTCTTCCAGCACCAGAATCCGCTCCTGATTCCCTTTATAATCAGCCGGCGAGATAATCAGGGTGTCCGACTTGTGTTGAGCCGCTTCATCTGAGGCCGGCAGATATATCCTGAAGACCGAGCCCTTATCCGGCTCGGAATAAACATGTATCCAGCCCTGATGCTGTTTGACAATTCCATAGACCACGGACAGTCCCAGGCCTGTCCCCTTGCCTTTCTCCTTGGTGGTAAAGAACGGCTCAAAGATATGACTCAGCACATCCTTGGTCATTCCGGTGCCGGTATCAGCCACGGACAGGCAGACAAAATTACCCGGCTTGGCCTCGAGATTAACCTCGCAGTATTCCTTGCCAATAGCCGTATTTTCGGTCTTGATGGTTATCCTGCCTCCCTTGGGCATGGCATCACGGGAATTCAGCGCCAGATTCATAATCACCTGTTCCAGGTTTCCGAAATCCGCCTTGATGCGGTAGAGATTCTTGCTCAAGTCGGTTTCAATATGAAAATTATCCCCGATTAATCTGCCCAGCATCTTGAGCAGATTGCTGATTAATTCATTCAGGTCGCAGACCTTGGGGTTGATACTCTGTTTCCGGCTGAAAAGCAGTAATTGGTTGGTCAGGTTCTTGCCCCGGTCCGATGCCGAGACCACGTGCCTGAGGTTTTCATAAAGCGGATTCGCTTTATCCGTATCCATCAGGGACAGCTCGGCATAACCCCGGACCGCGGCCAGGATGTTATTGAAATCATGGGCGATGCCGCCGGCCAAAATACCGATGGCCTCCATCTTCTGGGCATGCAGGAATTGGGATTGAACACTCTCTTTTTCCTTAATGATTTCCTGGCGGCTGATAATGCCGGCCAGGGTCTTGGAAATGGTTTCCAGAAAATCAACCTCTTTTTGGCTGTAGGAATGGCCGTCTTTAAGATAGATATTGATTACGCCCAAGGTCCTGTCCCGGGTATGAATAGGAACGCAATAATGCCCGTGCGGCGGCATTCCTTTATAGGTTACCTCATGGCTCTTGTCCACGCTTCGGACGAATTGGGTTTTTCTCTCTTTGGCGGCTTTACCGCACAGGCATTTGCCTAATTGCAAACTGGCGCAGATTTCCTGGAGCGCCGGATTCAGACCTCTTTGTATCTTCATCTTCAATAGCCGGGTCTGCTCATCAATCAAGAAGATGCAACCCTGCGACCCAAACGACAGCCAGGGCACGGACAGGATGATATCCAGGGTCTCATTCAAAATACTATCCACCGGAATATCCTGAAGCGAGAGGTTTAACAGCGTATTTATGGCCGCTTGGGTGTCATGACTTCTCCTGGTTTGCTCCAGGGATTGCTTATGCTCGGCAATATCGCGCATCACCGCCAGGAAATATCGCTTGCCGCCTAATTCAACGAGTGAAGAATGAACCTCCACCGGCATAACTGAGCCATCCTTGCAGCGATGCCCGACCTCAAACCTACCCCGGCCATTTTCCTTTATCTGTCTCATCCGGGATTCAATCAATTTGGCGTCTTCCGGCGTATCCAGATCAGCCAGGGTCATACTCAAAAATTCTTCCTTGGTATAACCCCGAGTCTCGTAGGCGGCCTTGTTGGCATAGATAAACCGGCCTTTCTCATCATTAAGAAAAATGGAATCAGTGGAATTATCCAGCAATACTGAATGCATCTTCAATGATTCTTCGGCCTGCTTGCGCTCGGTGATGTCTACGTTCACCTGGGCCACCAGCCATTCGCCGTCCTTGCCCTGATAAGGTATGCTGGTCACCTGGGTATGCCGGCCGCTTTCGTCGGCTAATTCACCATCCTTAACTGACGGCTGCTTGCTGGCAACAACTCCGGCCACGTCGCAAGTCGGGCAGGGACTGCTAAGTTTCATGAAATATTCATAGCACTTCCGGCCGGTCCAGTCCCCTAAAGTCTTGGCCCAGGCCGGGTCAACATAACGGAGGTTGTATTCACGGTCAATGATATCCAGCCCGGTATGCGCGGCCCCGAGAATGAACTCAATCTGGCGCTGGCTTTCCAGTAGTGCCCCGGTCGCCCGCTTGCGCCGGGTGATGTCATGCGCCACATTCAAAAACCCGACGACCTGTTTCTTCTCGTCCCTCAACACCTTTATCACCCAGGACATCTGGGTCACCGCGCCTTTCTTGCCGACCTGGCGGTTCTCAAAATAAAACGCCTCGTCCTTTGAGGCCAGCCATTTCTTAAAGGCATCGATAGTCGCCTGTTTGTCGTTCGGATGGACAAAATCAAAGGCGCTCCGGCCGATGCACTCCTTCGGG
Protein-coding sequences here:
- a CDS encoding RNA polymerase sigma factor RpoD/SigA translates to MKQEIGFLTYLSQLEKTPILTAKQEKELAVLAQAGNKRAKNKLVAANLKLVVKIAASFLYKGLPFQDLIEEGNLGLIRAVEKFDPKRGYRFTTYARWWIMSYIRRALRSSVSTIRLSASLIDIISRWKKISVRLAQQLGREPYYDEIIDELKPSPYFLRILKRFLRSDYSKKQNVFPGVVSGDFKDISDKESLPADINLLDEADKKLIKKLLSTISEKEAQILSMRYGLDHNKPPLTLRQMAKKLKMSGERIRQIEEKALKKLHHVYLFPK
- the hpt gene encoding hypoxanthine phosphoribosyltransferase; amino-acid sequence: MTIMRIPVLISSARIQDKIKQLARRISHDYRKRPPLMICVLNGAFVFMADLIRQLTIPAKQHPVGAESSGIECDFIRLSSYGKTTKSSGKIKVVMDIECPVRGKNIIIVEDIIDTGLTAGFLVNRLKQAKARSIRICALLDKPARRMEPIKIDYPGFTVPNKFVVGYGLDYKEQYRQLPYIGYIPD
- a CDS encoding acyl-CoA thioesterase codes for the protein MEIRIYYDDTDSGGVVYHANYLKYFERGRTEYMRQRGVDPKDMVAQGLIFVITNTELSFLAPARYGDIITVDTFIEEISGASIIFGYKVHRKGQPKPLVVGTTKVAMVNKDMKVQKFTDDFIARLKSKV
- a CDS encoding MBL fold metallo-hydrolase, coding for MKLRFCGGARTVTGSMHLIKTDQGRILIDAGLFQGRRKDFYDINNYFIFRPKQIDALILSHAHIDHSGNIPNLVKHGLRAPIYATSATVDLCNLMLPDSGHIQEEDIKFVNKINLRKGLPPVKPLYTKEDANHSLEYFRGAYYEEPIKISPDIKCTFYESGHVLGSAIPVLEMNGIRLAYAVDLGRKNLPLLRNPVVPKDIDYLIIESTYGNRLHDPIATAKYKLAEVINKTIKRGGRVIIPSFAFERTQEVVYLLNDMFKQGTIPMVPIYVDSPLATDITLAFQQNIRYLDEETQNLMRRQQDPFGFSRIKYIRSTDESKRLNADKQPMVIISASGMCEAGRILHHLKNNIEDPNNTILVIGYMAENTLGKKIVERQPIVKIFGEEYHLRAEVVKINSFSAHADKDELIEFIKQCAPRKKIFIVHGDLDQAEPFTEQLKGLGLPACLPAKNEEVELC
- a CDS encoding PAS domain S-box protein: MSKSPETKGKRLNLLSNPLVGVYQSTLKGEFLYVNPTLAKMLGYASADELMRVKVADTYASPANRAAFITELKKSGSVNSFENELKTKSGQIRHVLTSGALDNDVISGVIMDVTERKDIEQKLIDSEVRYRTIVENTENLITWVDKDGRFLFVNHAARQILGLSPKECIGRSAFDFVHPNDKQATIDAFKKWLASKDEAFYFENRQVGKKGAVTQMSWVIKVLRDEKKQVVGFLNVAHDITRRKRATGALLESQRQIEFILGAAHTGLDIIDREYNLRYVDPAWAKTLGDWTGRKCYEYFMKLSSPCPTCDVAGVVASKQPSVKDGELADESGRHTQVTSIPYQGKDGEWLVAQVNVDITERKQAEESLKMHSVLLDNSTDSIFLNDEKGRFIYANKAAYETRGYTKEEFLSMTLADLDTPEDAKLIESRMRQIKENGRGRFEVGHRCKDGSVMPVEVHSSLVELGGKRYFLAVMRDIAEHKQSLEQTRRSHDTQAAINTLLNLSLQDIPVDSILNETLDIILSVPWLSFGSQGCIFLIDEQTRLLKMKIQRGLNPALQEICASLQLGKCLCGKAAKERKTQFVRSVDKSHEVTYKGMPPHGHYCVPIHTRDRTLGVINIYLKDGHSYSQKEVDFLETISKTLAGIISRQEIIKEKESVQSQFLHAQKMEAIGILAGGIAHDFNNILAAVRGYAELSLMDTDKANPLYENLRHVVSASDRGKNLTNQLLLFSRKQSINPKVCDLNELISNLLKMLGRLIGDNFHIETDLSKNLYRIKADFGNLEQVIMNLALNSRDAMPKGGRITIKTENTAIGKEYCEVNLEAKPGNFVCLSVADTGTGMTKDVLSHIFEPFFTTKEKGKGTGLGLSVVYGIVKQHQGWIHVYSEPDKGSVFRIYLPASDEAAQHKSDTLIISPADYKGNQERILVLEDDADIRKLVLSVLTRMNYQVFPASTLAEARQVFEQEKGRFHMILSDMNLPDGNGLDLCDELTVKNKDIKVLLSSGYPSREESREVIRQRGLPFIAKPYNLVLLFKTMRDVLEGRT